A window of Clostridium novyi genomic DNA:
ATAGAATTTTAGCAATTAATAGAGGAGAAAAAGAGAAGATTTTATCTGTAAAAATAACATGTGATAGTAGTAAGATAATAGATTATTTAAATAGAAAATGTAAAAAACAAAATTCGATTACAGATAAGTTTATAGAAGAAAGTGTTGAAGATTCTTTAAAAAGACTTATTTATCCGTCAATTGAAAGAGAGATAAGGGCAGAACTTACCGATAAGGGAGAAGAAGGTGCCATTGATGTTTTTAAGGCTAATTTAAGTGCTCTTTTAATGCAAGCGCCTATAAAGGGTAAAGTTGTTTTAGGATATGACCCTGGATTTAGAACTGGATGTAAGATAGCTGTATTAGATGATACAGGAAAACTTTTAGATACAGCAACGGTATATGCAACTGCGCCACAAAATGATGTTCATGGATCAATAAAGATACTTAAAGAACTTGTATATAAACATAATGTAGATGTTGTGTCATTAGGAAATGGAACAGCTAGTAGGGAATCAGAAGAAGTTTTAGCTAGACTTATAGAAGAAGTTAAGAAAGAAAGTGGAAAAGATTTATTTTATGTTGTAGTATCAGAGGCAGGAGCATCAGTTTATTCAGCATCCGAACTTGCAACAAAAGAATACCCAGATATAAATGTTTCTATAAGAGGTGCTATTTCAATAGGACGTAGACTTCAAGATCCTATGGCTGAACTTGTAAAAATTGATCCTAAATCAATAGGGGTTGGTCAATATCAACATGATGTATCTTCAAAAAGACTAGATGAATCATTAAGGGGTGTTGTAGAGAATGTAGTAAACAGTGTTGGAGTAGATTTAAACATAGCAACACCTTCACTTTTGGCATATATTTCAGGAATAAATTCAACTATTGCAAAAAATATAGTTGAATATAGAGAAGAAAATGGTAAGTTTAAAAATAGAAAAGAACTTTTAAAGGTAAAAAGGCTTGGACCAAAAGCCTTTGAACAATGTGCAGGGTTTTTAAGAGTAACGGAAAGTAAAGAAGTCCTTGATAATACATCTGTTCATCCAGAATCATATAAAGCAACTAAGGAATTGTTGAAGATATTAGGTTATACAGAGGATGATATTAAGAAAGGAAATTTATCAGATATAGATAGCAAAGTTAGAGAGAATAAACTGGAAAGTTTAGCAGAAAAGTTAGGTGTTGGAGTTCCAACTCTTAAAGATATAATAAAAGAAATAAAAAAACCAGGTCGTGATCCAAGAGAAGAACTTCCAAAACCAATATTTAAAAAAGGAATAGTTGATATAAATCAGTTAAAAACTGATATGATATTAACAGGAACAGTTAGAAATGTAGCAGATTTTGGAGCTTTTGTAGATATAGGAGTTCATCAAGATGGACTAGTTCATATAAGTCAACTATCGGATAAGTTTGTTAAAAATCCTCTAGATATAGTTAAAGTTGGAGATATAGTTGAAGTTAGAGTTTTAGAAGTAGATGAAAAGAGGGGGAGAATATCTCTTTCTATGAAGAAGTAAAGGTTGAATTATGTAATTAAAAGTAGTATAATTATATACAAATAAAGTAAATAGTATCTTCAGGGCAGGGTGTAATTCCCGACCGGCGGTAGAGTCCGCGAGCCATATGTATGGCTGACTTGGTGAAATCCCAAGACCGACAGTAAAGTCTGGATGGAAGAAGGTATAGATAGAGTATTAGTAGGATTTTTTTGCCCTGATGATTTTTAATATCATCAGGGTTTTTTGAATATAGCTCTACCATACCCTTGAAGATAATAAAACAAGGGGGTTTGTTATGAGACATAATAATTTAAACAAAATGATTAAAATATCACTTTTATCTGTTATGGCATTTATATTAATGTTTTTTGAAGTGTCTATGCCGATATTTCCTAACTTCTTAAAAATAGACATAAGTGATCTTCCAGCACTACTTGGTTCCTTTGCACTTGGACCATTAGAGGGAGTTGGAATTGAGTTATTTAAAAACATATTGCATGTAATATTTAAAGGAACACAGACTGGACTTGTTGGTGAATTTGCAAATTTTATAGTAGGTGCAGTATTTGTTTTGATAGCAGGATATATATATAGATGTAAAAAATCTAAGAAAACGGCTATTTTAGGATTGTTAACAGGTTCCATAGTAATGTCCGTAGTTGCAGCAGTATTAAATTATAGTATATTTTTACCTTTATTTGCAAAAGTATTAAAAATTCCAATGGATGCTTTTGTATCAATGGGAAGCTTTGTAAATCCTAAGATACACACTTTAAGGGATTTAGTTATGTGGTCTATATTACCTTTTAACTTAGTGAAGGGGTTAATTGTATCCATTATAACTTTAGTTATGTATAAAAGTGTATCACCTATATTACACAAAGATGAAGTTATACAAAAAAGAAAAATTAATGCTTTAGAAAATCAACGATAAATATGACATAAAAAATACGCTAGTAGTTTAACTAGCGTATTTTTTATTCTAAAACATCTTTTTTCCACATTACTAAGGCGTTTACATTAGGTCCGTAATAATTTTTTCTTAAGCCTTCTTCTAAAAAACCATATTTTTTATATAAGTTTCTAGCTACAGTATTATTTTCACGAACTTCTAGGGTAATAGCTGGAATCTTTCTTTCTGTACATATGTCCATTATGCCATTCATTAAATAATTGCTAGCACCAAGACCCCTATAATCCGGATGTACTGCAATATTAGTTATATGAGCTTCGTCTATAATAAGCCATATACCTGCATAGCCTATGATTTCATTATGTTGGTCTTTTAATACAATGTATTTAGAAAAGTTATTTCTAAATTCATTTTTTAAAGTTTGTAGCTTCCAAGGAGGATTAAAACATATATTATTTATTTTTAATACTGATTCTAAGTCTTCCTCTTTCATTTCTTGAAGTGATAAATTATTCATTTTCTTTCATCCTTAATTTATTTTCGTATTCTCTTTCAGCTTGTGATTTTCTAAGATAAATAGGAGCAAATGTAAGTGAATTATCAGAAACTCCATCTTTTAATAATTGAAGACCTAGTTCACCTAATGAAGAAGCTCTTGCAAAGTTAACATTATTAGGAGCAAAATAAACTTTCGAAAAACTAATGGATAATTTATCTTTAAATTTAGGGATAGCATCTCCTATAAAGTTTACAGAATCACAGTTTGTTTCTTTTATAATAGAAATTAATTCATCAATATGTAAAGCCATATAGTCAGTTAATTTTTTTAATTTTCCATCTTCAAAGGAATATAATGCAGTATAAACATTATCCCTTAATGCATCGATAATTGGGCATATAATACCACTACTATAAGCTAAATTAAATGCTAATCCATCTAATGATGAAATGCCAACAAAAGGTTTCCCAGTTCCATCAGCAAGACCTTTAACTGTTGCAATACCTATTCTAAGACCAGTAAAGGAACCAGGGCCACTAGATACAGCAAATGCATCTATATCATTTATTGTTAATTTTAAATCCTTTAATAAAGAATCGATTAGAGGCATTAATATGACAGAATGTTGTTTTTTATCATTTAGAGTTATTTCACCTAATAGTTTATTATCTTCTAAAATAGCACAAGATGCGCTGGAAGTAGAAGAATCTATGCTAAGAATTTTCATATTTTAATCTCCTTTACATAATTGTATCTGTTACCATTATAAGTTATATTTATTTTTCTAAAAGTATCTCCAAGTTCAGGTAATTTTGTTATTTCTACTTTTAAATATTCCTTTGGAATTAATTCTTCTATATAGTTAGCCCATTCAACAATGCTAACACCATCTCCAAATATATATTCATCAAAGCCAATAGCTTCTATTTCATCAGGATCATTAACTCTATATACATCAAAGTGGTATAATTTAAGTCTTCCTTTATATTCGTTAACTATGTTAAAAGTAGGACTAGTTATATGATCATGAATTTCAAGACCTTTAGCTATACCTTTGGTTATATGAGTTTTCCCAGTACCAAGATCTCCAATTAAACATATAATATCACCTCTATTTACAAGCTTACCTATTTGTAATCCAATATCAACAGTTTTATCTACACTATCAACTATAAAATTCATTTATATCAACTCCTAAGATTAATACATTATTAATTCATAAGTTATTTTATACTAAATATACGAAAAATAAAAGCGTATAAGAAAGTGAGTGTAATAAATACAATGATTTTTATGGATTATATCATAAATATTTTTTCTATTATCTAAATTTGAAGGATTGGCTGATATAAATACATATAAGTTGAAGGTTTAGAATGATTAATAAAGTTATGGTTAGAATAATTTATTGGATATATAGAGAATAACTTGGAAAGGAAGTTACTAAGATGAAGTTAGAGGTTAATTATAGAATCCTTAGATTGTTATTGATATTATTTATAATGTTAATAACATCTATATTTATTATAAAGTTTTTTGGAAGAGGAGAAAGTATACATAAATTTTTATTTAAAAATACAATAACTGTTCAATCTGAAGAAGAGTTTAATTATAATATATTAAATATTTATGGAGATGTACATATAAGAGGAAAGACTACGGGTAATATATCTACAATAGGTTCAGATGTATATATAGATGGGGAGGTTAAAGGAAATATTATATGTTTGTTTGGAAGAATTCATAAAGGAGAAAAGGCAAAGGTATATGGAAAAGAAGTAGAAGTAAGTAAAGAAAAAAGAGATAAGTTTATTGAAAACAGTATTTTTCATATTAATCAGCTTTTATATATAATAATTGGAATAATTATTTGTGAAAGTTTATATTTTATGGATAGTAAACAAAGGTTGAGAGTAGCTAATAAATTATCTAGTAGTTTAAGTGAAAAGTTTAAATATGGATATATTATTGGCATTAGTGAAGTGTTGATATTGTTAGTTTTAATTTTTTCTTTTTTAGGAATACAATTTTCTCCAGCAATAGGACTTATACCACTTATTTCCCTTGTGGGATTTATTATGTATATTATAGGTTTTATATCAATAATAATATATATAGGTAAGAAGATAAACTTAAATTTAAGTATTCAAATACCGTACCCGGTTTATATAAGTTTATTTATTATAATATATAGTTTTATAAGAAATATACCCTATTTAGGTATTATTATAGAAGCTTTTTTAGTAATTCCTTTATCTATGGGTATGATTTATGTTGAGTATTTTCATAATTGTTTAAATAGATTAAATTCTAGTTTCTATGAAAAAACTAGATAAAATATAAAAAAAGTATTGCATAAAGTTTATAAGGGTGATATAATAATAATCGTTCCATAGGGGTATGGCTCAATTGGTAGAGTAGTGGTCTCCAAAACCATTGGTTCTGGGTTCGAGTCCTAGTGCCCCTGCCAGAATAAAGTCAGTAATCATTAAGATTACTGGCTTTTTTTATATAATAAAAAATAAATCTTTATTTTCTTATAATTAACATGTTGTTTATAAAAAACTAATGGGAGGATAGATAAAAATGAATAAAAAAAATATAAATAAAAAAATTATATATTGTACAGTTGTAATAGGAGTTATAGGTATAATTTCAGCCGGAATATATAGGCATCATAAAATAAAAACATATAATATGTTATTAAATGAGGCAAATAATAATCTAAAAAGTTATAAGTATGATGAAGCTATAATTTTATTTAAAGAAGCTATGAAGTATAAAAAAGATTTAGGAATAAAGAATTCAATAAATTTAGCTGAAAAACTAAAAATTAATAAAAAAAGTTATGAGAATGCTCTTTCTTTTATGAAAGAAGAAAGATATTTAGATGCCATAGATAATTTTAAAAAAGTATCAGATATAGATAAAAATTTATATAAGGATTCTCAAAAAAATATAGAAGAGTGTAAAAAAAGTTTAGTGAGTAAAAATATAATGCTGTCTAAGGAATCTGTGAGTAATAATGATTATAGTAAGGATAATAAATATATAACGGATATAACAAATATAGATAATAATAAAGAAGTTAAACAATTGCAGAAACCTATGAATAAAAAGATAAAAAGTTATCCACAAAAATCTGAGAATATAGAAAATAAGTCACAAATAATTAACAGAAATATCAATAAGCCTGTAAGTAAGCAACAAGCAGAGGACAAGATAAAAAATTATATAAAGAGTACTAGTCAAGAAATACCTAATTTGAAGGTAGAATATGATCACGATGATACTAAATCAGGAAGAAAATATTTTGTAATACATGTATACTGCATTGTAGATGATCACACAGCAACAATGGGATGGTATTATGTAAATGAACAAGATGGAAAGTGTTCTAAATGGGATTTAGCAGAAGATAAATTAGTACCACTAACTTGATAGAGAGTTATTAAGGTGTCATGGTATTGATACTGTAAATAATTTTTAAAAATTATATAGTAATGAAGGTGATGTATTGATAAAAAAACAGAAGCTAAAAGTTTATATTGAAATGTTTGTTATATTTTTAAAAATAGGGGCTTTTACAATTGGGGGAGGCTATGCAATGCTCCCTTTAATTGAAAGAGAAATAGTAGATAAAAAATCATGGATAGAAAAAGAAGAATATCTAGATATGATAGCGCTTGCACAATCATCACCAGGACCAATTGCTGTTAATACATCGGTATTTGTAGGATATAAAATAGGTGGAGCTCTAGGGGTTTTGGCAACAACACTAGGAGCTGTATTACCATCTTTTTTAATAATTTTAATTGTTGCTTCGTTTTTTGTGGAAATTCAAAATAATATTATTGTAGAAAAAGTTTTTAAAGGAATTAGACCAGCTGTAGTTGCACTTATAGCAGCACCAGTTATAAGTATGGGGAAAGATGCTAAAGTAAATAAAAAAACAGTAATTATACCAATTATAGTAGCAATTTTAGTGGGATTTTTTAAGGTTATGGCCATAATAGTTATAATAGTTTCAGCAATACTAGGTATTGTATATACAAAGTATAAAGGAGAGAAAAAAGATGACACTATTTAATCTTTTTATAACCTTCTTCAAAATAGGACTTTTTAGCTTTGGTGGGGGATATGCTATGTTATCTATGATACAACAAGAAGTAGTAAGTATTCATGGATGGGTTAAAACAGAAGAATTTATAAATATGGTTGCCATTTCTCAAGCAACTCCAGGTCCTATTGCCATAAATATGGCAACTTATGTAGGATTTAAGGTGAATAGTGTGTTAGGAGCAGTATTTGCAACACTAGGAGTTATAACTCCATCAGTTATAATAATGGTTATTATAACTAGATTTTTTGTTAAGTTTAAAAATAATAAGTATGTAGAGGGTGCCTTTTTAGGAATTAGGCCGACTACAGTTGGTTTAGTAGCTGCTGCTGCAATACTTGTAACTACTGGTGCATTTATTGATTTTAAAAGTATAATTATTTTTATATGTGCATTTATATTATCATATAAGAAGTTTGATCCCATACTTTTAATAATAATATCAGGAATTTTGGGGTACATATTATATTAAAAGAAGCACACAGTAGATTACTGTGTGCTTCTTCATTAATTAAGTATAGATTTAAATGTATTAGACATTTTCTTTAAATTCTCAATATAATTAGGATCAAGAGGGGCAAGTTTCTCTGCTTTCCCACCTAATTCTTTGGCAGATGTTGTAGCTTGTTTACTATCAGTTTCAGCTTGATAAAATATTGTTTTTATACCTTTAGATTTACCAAAGTCTATTATTTTTTGCATATCTTGCGGTGTAGATTCTTTTCCTTCTTCTTCTAAAGCAATCATTTCTAATCCGTAATCATCAGCAAAATATCCGAAGGCAGGATGATATACTATTATAGATTTAGTTTTTAGTGTTTTTAAAGAAGCTTTTATATTTTTATCAGCGTCATCTAGTTTATTTATATATGTTTTTGCATTTTTTTCATAAATATCTTTATTATTTGGATCTAGAGAACAAAGATTATTTTTTATTACATTTATCATAATTTTAACTCTTTTAGGAGATAACCATATATGTGGATCACGACTACCAGGAGCAAATTCTCTATCTTTATAAGTTTTTCTTACTTCACTTGCAAGATCTATAATTTTTACATTTGAATTAAAGTCTTTTGTCTTTGGTAATATTGAGTTAACCTCAGCAGGAACACTCATGGTGAAATATAGCTTTGATTTACTGAATCTTTCTAAAAGATCTGGAGTAGGTTCAAAAGTTTCAGGACTTTGTCCAGGTGGAATCATAGTAACTACATTAACTAAATCTCCAGCAATAGACTTAACAAAGGTTTCTTCTGGTATTATAGAAACAGCTACTGTTAATTTATCGTTTGTAGTATTATTTTTGTTTGAATATGAACTTTTAGTGCAACCGGTTAAAATAAGCATTACGATAAAAGTTGTTGTAATAAACAATTTCTTTAATACGGGTTTCATATTATCACTCCTATGATTTATAATGCATATCATTTGCAAAAGTAAAATAATTATATCATGTAAGTTATATTAATTCAAATAATTTACATAAGTTATATTTTTATAGTGAAAATTATACTTTTATCAAGTAGACATTAGCTAGATGAAGTGATATAATTACAGTGT
This region includes:
- a CDS encoding Tex family protein, producing the protein MTNINNKLAEEFNIQLKQVNSVIELLDGGNTVPFIARYRKEKTGGLDDIILRNLAERLTYLRNLEERKCDVIRIIGEQDKLTEDLKLKIQICETLTEVEDIYRPFKPKKRTRATIATEKGLKPLAELIINGEFKENIEEYAKKFINEEKEVYSEIEALNGAKDIVAEAISDEAEYRKWIREFVRKNGMIECTGSSEEPTPYEMYYNYSEAILKIPSHRILAINRGEKEKILSVKITCDSSKIIDYLNRKCKKQNSITDKFIEESVEDSLKRLIYPSIEREIRAELTDKGEEGAIDVFKANLSALLMQAPIKGKVVLGYDPGFRTGCKIAVLDDTGKLLDTATVYATAPQNDVHGSIKILKELVYKHNVDVVSLGNGTASRESEEVLARLIEEVKKESGKDLFYVVVSEAGASVYSASELATKEYPDINVSIRGAISIGRRLQDPMAELVKIDPKSIGVGQYQHDVSSKRLDESLRGVVENVVNSVGVDLNIATPSLLAYISGINSTIAKNIVEYREENGKFKNRKELLKVKRLGPKAFEQCAGFLRVTESKEVLDNTSVHPESYKATKELLKILGYTEDDIKKGNLSDIDSKVRENKLESLAEKLGVGVPTLKDIIKEIKKPGRDPREELPKPIFKKGIVDINQLKTDMILTGTVRNVADFGAFVDIGVHQDGLVHISQLSDKFVKNPLDIVKVGDIVEVRVLEVDEKRGRISLSMKK
- a CDS encoding ECF transporter S component, which codes for MRHNNLNKMIKISLLSVMAFILMFFEVSMPIFPNFLKIDISDLPALLGSFALGPLEGVGIELFKNILHVIFKGTQTGLVGEFANFIVGAVFVLIAGYIYRCKKSKKTAILGLLTGSIVMSVVAAVLNYSIFLPLFAKVLKIPMDAFVSMGSFVNPKIHTLRDLVMWSILPFNLVKGLIVSIITLVMYKSVSPILHKDEVIQKRKINALENQR
- the rimI gene encoding ribosomal protein S18-alanine N-acetyltransferase is translated as MNNLSLQEMKEEDLESVLKINNICFNPPWKLQTLKNEFRNNFSKYIVLKDQHNEIIGYAGIWLIIDEAHITNIAVHPDYRGLGASNYLMNGIMDICTERKIPAITLEVRENNTVARNLYKKYGFLEEGLRKNYYGPNVNALVMWKKDVLE
- the tsaB gene encoding tRNA (adenosine(37)-N6)-threonylcarbamoyltransferase complex dimerization subunit type 1 TsaB, with protein sequence MKILSIDSSTSSASCAILEDNKLLGEITLNDKKQHSVILMPLIDSLLKDLKLTINDIDAFAVSSGPGSFTGLRIGIATVKGLADGTGKPFVGISSLDGLAFNLAYSSGIICPIIDALRDNVYTALYSFEDGKLKKLTDYMALHIDELISIIKETNCDSVNFIGDAIPKFKDKLSISFSKVYFAPNNVNFARASSLGELGLQLLKDGVSDNSLTFAPIYLRKSQAEREYENKLRMKENE
- the tsaE gene encoding tRNA (adenosine(37)-N6)-threonylcarbamoyltransferase complex ATPase subunit type 1 TsaE, producing MNFIVDSVDKTVDIGLQIGKLVNRGDIICLIGDLGTGKTHITKGIAKGLEIHDHITSPTFNIVNEYKGRLKLYHFDVYRVNDPDEIEAIGFDEYIFGDGVSIVEWANYIEELIPKEYLKVEITKLPELGDTFRKINITYNGNRYNYVKEIKI
- a CDS encoding polymer-forming cytoskeletal protein — translated: MKLEVNYRILRLLLILFIMLITSIFIIKFFGRGESIHKFLFKNTITVQSEEEFNYNILNIYGDVHIRGKTTGNISTIGSDVYIDGEVKGNIICLFGRIHKGEKAKVYGKEVEVSKEKRDKFIENSIFHINQLLYIIIGIIICESLYFMDSKQRLRVANKLSSSLSEKFKYGYIIGISEVLILLVLIFSFLGIQFSPAIGLIPLISLVGFIMYIIGFISIIIYIGKKINLNLSIQIPYPVYISLFIIIYSFIRNIPYLGIIIEAFLVIPLSMGMIYVEYFHNCLNRLNSSFYEKTR
- a CDS encoding chromate transporter, with protein sequence MIKKQKLKVYIEMFVIFLKIGAFTIGGGYAMLPLIEREIVDKKSWIEKEEYLDMIALAQSSPGPIAVNTSVFVGYKIGGALGVLATTLGAVLPSFLIILIVASFFVEIQNNIIVEKVFKGIRPAVVALIAAPVISMGKDAKVNKKTVIIPIIVAILVGFFKVMAIIVIIVSAILGIVYTKYKGEKKDDTI
- a CDS encoding chromate transporter → MTLFNLFITFFKIGLFSFGGGYAMLSMIQQEVVSIHGWVKTEEFINMVAISQATPGPIAINMATYVGFKVNSVLGAVFATLGVITPSVIIMVIITRFFVKFKNNKYVEGAFLGIRPTTVGLVAAAAILVTTGAFIDFKSIIIFICAFILSYKKFDPILLIIISGILGYILY
- a CDS encoding metal ABC transporter solute-binding protein, Zn/Mn family gives rise to the protein MKPVLKKLFITTTFIVMLILTGCTKSSYSNKNNTTNDKLTVAVSIIPEETFVKSIAGDLVNVVTMIPPGQSPETFEPTPDLLERFSKSKLYFTMSVPAEVNSILPKTKDFNSNVKIIDLASEVRKTYKDREFAPGSRDPHIWLSPKRVKIMINVIKNNLCSLDPNNKDIYEKNAKTYINKLDDADKNIKASLKTLKTKSIIVYHPAFGYFADDYGLEMIALEEEGKESTPQDMQKIIDFGKSKGIKTIFYQAETDSKQATTSAKELGGKAEKLAPLDPNYIENLKKMSNTFKSILN